TAAAGATAGAATAATTTGTCAGTTGTCAGTGCTTGTTAGTTAGTTGTTTTTATAAAAGTTTAATACCTCATCCCCTAGTCACACAATTTTGGATTTTAGATTTTAAATTTTAGATTGAACCTCCGAATTTTAGATAGAAAGAGATTGAGCAAGGGTTATTAACCAATCAATCCCAATCCAAAATCGGCAATCCAAAATCTAAAATTCAGTGAGTGGCCAAAAAATATTTACCACTGACAACCGACCAAGCCTAGTTTTCTATGTTTACTTTAATTAGTAGAGAATCACCAGTTACTTGAATCAGGATGAAACCATGACTTTAGTCATGATTTTATTCATGACTTTCTCCTCATGTGGATAGTTGATCAAAATTCCTAAGATGATTACATTCCACAGGAAAACGAACCAAGGTAATCAATGCAACTCAAGCCGTTATCTCTGCTAGCTGGAGCGATCGCTCTTACTTTAACTACAACTCCCTTCGTTGTTCATGCACAAGCAAATTCTTCTGCTGCGCCAGTAATTGCACAAGGTGCGCGGAAAGGGCCTTGGGAAAGTTTGGGACTAACCGACGACCAGAAGGCCAAAATAAAACAAATTATGGATAACAGCCGCACTCAAATCGAATCAGTTTTTACCCCAGAACAAAAGGCTAAGTTAGAAGCAGCGCGTCAAGCGCGTCAGGCACAGCGTCAACAAGGCCAGCGTCCCCAAGCTGGTAAGCGCGGTAATGTTCTTGCTGACTTGAATTTGACTCAAGACCAAAAAAATAGAATCAAATCAATTCGTCAATCGTCAAAACAACAGATTGAGGCTGTTTTAACTACTGAACAGCGAGCAAAACTACAAGAACTAAAGGCTAGCCGTCGTCAGCGTTGGCAGCAAAGACAGAATAATCAAACTCCACCTCAAAATCAATAATCCAAGCTGTAATGATTTGGCAACCAGATTTGCTTTGACTTTTACTTTGGCTGACTTTAGCGATGGCGTTCCGCCCAGCGTAGCTGATCGCTCACAGTTAACAAGCTTCTTGCAGAAGATTGGAAAGGGGATTAGTTCCTCCCCTTACCTTTACTTACTTTCTCACACAACAGCATATTGAACGCCTGAAAATCCCGGTATCTTGGAGATACTGGGATTTTCGTTTCTTACTAATCTTTATGTCTGAAGAATTTATTGTCGGTAGTAAAGTCCGTGTTGTGGCATTACCGCCTTATATCAAAACAGCAGACCCTATGCCCATGTTACGCCCTCCTGATGTAATTCAATTAGGAGAGGAAGGGACTGTGCTTGATCGCCGTCCTGGCGGGTATTGGGGTGTACGCTTTGCTAGAGGTGCATTCCTCATCGATAGCCAATATATCGAAAGCGTAGATCAACCCCCAAAAAATAGTGATGCACACACATAACATCTCTTGTAGTTAAGAATGTAAACTTGTGTAAAGTTACTATTCTTACTTACATGATGATTTCCCGCCGCCATTTTTTACAAATCTTGCTTGTCAGCTGTTTTGCTGTCATCAGTTGGTTGAATTTTGCCCCTACAGCTTATGCACTTGGGGGCAAACTTCCTACTATCAATCAACCTGCACCAGACTTTACTCTGCCAACTAATACAGGCGATGGTAAGCTTTCTCTAGCTGATTTACGAGGTAAATGGGTAGTGCTTTATTTCTATCCCAAGGACTTTACCGCAGGTTGCACGATTGAAGCGCGTCGTTTTCAGCAAGATTTACCAAAGTATTTAGAAAAAAATGCACAAATTATCGGTGTCAGTGCTGATGATATCGATTCTCACGCTGAATTTTGTGATTCTGAGGGATTAAAATTTCCTTTGCTGGCTGATACTACTGGTGCAGTTAGTAAGGCTTACGGTTCTTGGATCGGTTTTGTATCTATGCGCCATAGTTTCCTGATCGATCCGCAAGGCATTCTCCGCGAAACTTTTGTCAAAGTAAATCCCTCTGTCCACAGTGCGGAAGTTTTAGCCAAACTGGAACAGTTGCAATCTTAGGGAAGGGAAAGATGGGGGAGATGAGGAAGTGGGGGAAGTAGGGGGAGTGGAGGAAGCAGGAAAGAATTTATATCTTCCTCATCCCCCTCATCCCCCTCATCCCTCCTTAGCACCTAAACAAACTTGCTCATAACGCTTACCTGCTATATCCCAGGTAAATTCAGCTTCTACAAGTTTTCTACCATTTTGGGATAATTGCGATCGCAGTTGGGGATTGTCGAATAGTTTACTAATAGCACTAATATATTCTGCTGGTTGATTGGCTCTTAGTGCTGTTAGCGGTGTATCAATAGCTAGTCCTTCTAAACCGCGATCGCTTCCTACTACTGGTACACCTGCCGCCAGTGCTTCTAAAGTTTTATTTTTAATGCCAAAACCTGTCCGCATAGGCACAACACAGACACTTGCTCTATGTAAATAATCTACCATAGAAGGGACACGCCCAGTAACAGTAATTCCTGGTTGATTTTGTAGTGCTAAAACTTCTGGTGTCGGACGAGAACCAACAATATCAAAAGTAGTATCAGGGTAAGATTTTTGCAGTTCTGGCAATACTTGATTAGCAAAATAGCAGACAGCATCAATATTTGCTAAATTATCCATTGCCCCGACAAAAACTATTTTATGCCCTTGTGGATCGGCTGTACGATAAGGAAAAATTACTAAATCTACACCATTAGGAATAATTGCAATATCAGTTTTTGGACAGAATTGTTGTAATTGCTTTTTATCTTCTTCTGTAGTAACTACAATTGTAGAAAACTTAGAGCAGTACTTTTGTTCATAGCGCCGCAAAAGCGGTAAGTTAATTTTATCTCTCCAGACATTATCCGAAACACCTGTTGTTAGTTGATTCAGGCAAGAACCATACACTGAACTATGAACATTAACTATAGTTTTGAGATGTTGCTGGAAATGGGGACGCACATAAATTTCATTTACGCTATGTTCACAAGTAATTACATCATATTTGTGCTCCTCTACAGCTTTGTCAATCCACTCCTGAATCTCGGTTGAGTAACGGTTAAGTACGCTTGGTGGTGTTCCTTGTTGTAAGAATTGACTAAATCGCTGGATTTTCTTAATTAATCCTACATTCGTACCAGTATCTAACGGACGGTCAAATACGACTAAATTATCTACACAATCCCTTAAGCCGGCAATTTCTGCGTCTGTAACATGGCGATCGCGTTGAGTTAGCACGGTAACGGAGTGATTCTTTTGCAGATGCTTGAGTAAATGAAATGTCCTAACTTGCGTTCCTCCCCCTGTAGGTGGGTAGGGAAAGGTGGCAGACAGCATTAATACATTCATAATTCTTTAAGTCACATGACGATAACTATACGATGACCTAATTGCAGAGCAGATGTCATCAGATTTTCCTCGGTTTTTGCCGAAAGATTTACTATAAACTCACAATAAACCCCTTGTTTTTACTGAGAAACATAGGGCAATATATATTTATCGTCAGTAATTTCGTCAGTGAACTAAAATTTAGCAAGATAAAATGAGTCAGTATTTGCACCCTTGTCAGGAATGCAGTATTTGACAAGTTACCTTCTGAAAACGCCTGAAAGTAAGCCTTAACCGAGATATCTCGGTTAAGCTACTGCTGGTTTATGTGTATTTTTTAGCATTTGAGATAAAAACTTATGGTTAAAGTTACTGTCTGTATCCCTACCTATAATCGCGCTCATCTGTTACCTTATGCAGTCAATAGCGTATTAGCTCAAACTTATACGGATTTTGAAATAATTATTTGTGATGATGGTTCTACTGATAATACTCCTCAAATTGTCAGTCAATGGCATGATCCCAGAATCCGTTATATCAGACAACCTGTAAACGGTGGTCGCAGCCGGAATATGCGTTCTGGTTTTGAGGCAGCTTGTGGAAGTTACTTCATC
Above is a genomic segment from Nostoc sp. MS1 containing:
- a CDS encoding Spy/CpxP family protein refolding chaperone encodes the protein MQLKPLSLLAGAIALTLTTTPFVVHAQANSSAAPVIAQGARKGPWESLGLTDDQKAKIKQIMDNSRTQIESVFTPEQKAKLEAARQARQAQRQQGQRPQAGKRGNVLADLNLTQDQKNRIKSIRQSSKQQIEAVLTTEQRAKLQELKASRRQRWQQRQNNQTPPQNQ
- the sipA gene encoding regulatory protein SipA; this translates as MSEEFIVGSKVRVVALPPYIKTADPMPMLRPPDVIQLGEEGTVLDRRPGGYWGVRFARGAFLIDSQYIESVDQPPKNSDAHT
- a CDS encoding peroxiredoxin; this encodes MISRRHFLQILLVSCFAVISWLNFAPTAYALGGKLPTINQPAPDFTLPTNTGDGKLSLADLRGKWVVLYFYPKDFTAGCTIEARRFQQDLPKYLEKNAQIIGVSADDIDSHAEFCDSEGLKFPLLADTTGAVSKAYGSWIGFVSMRHSFLIDPQGILRETFVKVNPSVHSAEVLAKLEQLQS
- a CDS encoding glycosyltransferase family 4 protein, encoding MNVLMLSATFPYPPTGGGTQVRTFHLLKHLQKNHSVTVLTQRDRHVTDAEIAGLRDCVDNLVVFDRPLDTGTNVGLIKKIQRFSQFLQQGTPPSVLNRYSTEIQEWIDKAVEEHKYDVITCEHSVNEIYVRPHFQQHLKTIVNVHSSVYGSCLNQLTTGVSDNVWRDKINLPLLRRYEQKYCSKFSTIVVTTEEDKKQLQQFCPKTDIAIIPNGVDLVIFPYRTADPQGHKIVFVGAMDNLANIDAVCYFANQVLPELQKSYPDTTFDIVGSRPTPEVLALQNQPGITVTGRVPSMVDYLHRASVCVVPMRTGFGIKNKTLEALAAGVPVVGSDRGLEGLAIDTPLTALRANQPAEYISAISKLFDNPQLRSQLSQNGRKLVEAEFTWDIAGKRYEQVCLGAKEG